A region from the Bacteroidota bacterium genome encodes:
- a CDS encoding DUF2075 domain-containing protein: protein MIVYHKTKIQFLKDVESGLIADIIAEALENLMLRKTGKSEYNSWENSLQRMYHVLNDESIPNDSGIAVEYNIPRTSNRIDMLISGYDIDNNGSLIVVELKQWDKIKVLQMDGMIGTWFQHGYSEHVHPSYQAWSYASFLEGYNTYIYTNKVGIYPCVYMHNYKLDGEINNSVYGEYIKKAPLYCKGQGEELKSFIKQKIKTGDKKNVLYEIENSELKPSKILAETLDSLLKGNKEFILIDDQKIVYEKALDLINQSTKKKKKVLIVHGGPGTGKSVVAINLLVKMISERQMAQYVTKNAAPRAVFSDSLLGNYKKNYVGGLFKGSGGYYELKSNVYKTLIVDEAHRLNEFSGLYENLGENQVKELINSAESSVFFLDEDQKVTLKDIGTEDEIKKWAKFYNAEVEVLELKSQFRCGGSNAYLSWLDNTLQVRETANFILNQSEYEFKIFDNPNSLFKAIYEKNKKRNSARLVAGYCWNWISKKNPELMDIEFPQFKFSKQWNLSADGGLYINSPNSVNQIGCIHTCQGLEVEYIGVIIGADMVVRNGEITIDPSKRAKTDMSIKGWKNIIKGDKVGGMETLNAIVKNTYRTLMTRGMKGCYIYCVDKETEEWIRSRLEKSK, encoded by the coding sequence ATGATAGTATACCATAAAACTAAAATCCAGTTTCTAAAAGATGTGGAAAGCGGCTTGATAGCTGACATTATTGCTGAAGCTTTGGAAAATTTAATGTTAAGGAAAACTGGTAAGTCAGAATATAATAGTTGGGAAAATTCTCTGCAACGTATGTATCATGTTCTAAATGATGAATCAATACCGAATGATTCGGGAATTGCAGTAGAATATAATATTCCCCGCACAAGCAATCGTATCGATATGCTGATCTCTGGTTATGATATCGATAATAATGGCAGTTTAATTGTAGTAGAACTCAAACAATGGGATAAAATTAAAGTCCTGCAAATGGATGGTATGATAGGAACTTGGTTTCAGCATGGGTATTCCGAACATGTACATCCAAGTTACCAAGCTTGGTCTTACGCCTCGTTTTTGGAAGGATATAATACATACATTTATACTAATAAAGTAGGGATATATCCATGCGTTTATATGCACAATTATAAGTTGGACGGAGAAATAAATAATTCGGTTTATGGTGAATATATTAAAAAAGCTCCTTTATATTGCAAGGGTCAGGGAGAGGAATTAAAAAGCTTCATTAAACAGAAAATTAAAACCGGAGATAAAAAAAATGTTCTTTATGAAATTGAAAATAGTGAATTAAAACCTTCAAAAATATTGGCTGAAACATTAGACAGTCTATTAAAAGGAAATAAAGAATTTATTTTAATTGATGATCAAAAAATCGTATATGAGAAAGCACTTGATTTAATAAATCAATCAACAAAAAAGAAAAAAAAGGTATTAATAGTGCATGGTGGTCCTGGAACAGGTAAATCTGTTGTAGCAATAAATCTCCTTGTAAAAATGATCAGTGAAAGGCAAATGGCTCAATACGTCACTAAAAATGCTGCTCCAAGAGCTGTTTTTTCAGATAGCCTACTCGGAAATTATAAGAAAAACTATGTAGGAGGTTTGTTTAAGGGTTCAGGTGGTTATTATGAATTAAAATCTAATGTTTATAAAACACTGATAGTTGATGAAGCGCACAGACTCAATGAATTTAGTGGTTTATATGAAAATTTGGGTGAAAATCAAGTAAAAGAATTGATCAACTCTGCTGAAAGCTCTGTATTCTTTCTTGATGAAGATCAAAAAGTTACATTAAAGGATATTGGAACTGAAGATGAGATCAAAAAATGGGCGAAATTCTATAATGCAGAGGTTGAGGTATTAGAATTAAAGTCACAATTCAGATGCGGAGGATCAAATGCCTACTTATCTTGGTTGGATAATACTCTTCAGGTTAGAGAAACTGCCAATTTTATTTTAAATCAAAGTGAATATGAATTTAAGATCTTTGATAACCCTAATTCCTTATTTAAGGCAATTTACGAAAAAAATAAAAAAAGGAATAGTGCCAGATTGGTTGCTGGATATTGTTGGAATTGGATAAGTAAAAAGAATCCGGAATTAATGGACATTGAATTCCCACAATTTAAATTTTCAAAACAATGGAATTTATCTGCAGATGGTGGTTTATATATTAATTCACCAAATTCGGTGAACCAAATTGGTTGCATACATACCTGTCAAGGACTTGAAGTGGAGTATATTGGGGTTATTATTGGGGCCGATATGGTTGTAAGAAATGGTGAAATCACAATCGATCCATCAAAGCGAGCAAAAACAGACATGTCGATAAAGGGATGGAAAAATATTATAAAAGGAGATAAGGTTGGAGGGATGGAAACATTAAACGCGATAGTCAAAAATACTTATCGTACTCTGATGACAAGAGGCATGAAAGGATGTTATATTTATTGTGTCGATAAGGAAACAGAAGAATGGATTAGATCGCGATTGGAAAAATCAAAATGA
- a CDS encoding NUDIX domain-containing protein, giving the protein MLNLNTTEKSKLDELLFPLTCDFLFSEFGGKILGLEILQNISAKLDFLITPSFTYFKYDKQPEIFFLNFLKCIESYKGINKKVACKISTVADDFSEQSLRGLNSSINNPKVILNKESFTVIQSLVESFISQQNNQINAIALQNFIEIESNVGFICHVYSDEGFLEISFDNNKYIITFNSEGTITHSESTNKDRSIDKISRVIDIHQICLTLRSIREDVNFDCNLEGFIDYQTLIALQLRKIPTDTIFNKATYNQILNFDTTKYSNITLTKLVYGEFDIESEAISIGDLNSNNLSENLIVLNDEVDSKIWEYPTIKERIQGNSGSTLIVSFKNGFHLSHAAEDLPPIGTMRNNFKHICLSWLNNNVLLNKKLRFISDGESALFCYAETNSNDRKRTIVVKGKDVNFIQLDPDFIPPFDKVTSVAVVPFTTEGEMVAALLNRGIDLPGGHVLKSEFTIEEVARREAKEETGITLKEIHIAKIIQSDYYGNTPDKLTYMIVTTGFVDEFLEFIPTEECTAREVLSTTSFVDRYSAGNKLDMKDLIISSQKILGVK; this is encoded by the coding sequence ATGCTTAACTTGAATACAACAGAAAAATCAAAATTGGACGAATTACTTTTTCCCTTGACTTGTGATTTTTTATTTAGTGAGTTCGGGGGCAAAATCTTGGGACTTGAAATACTACAAAATATTTCAGCAAAGTTGGATTTTCTAATTACGCCATCCTTTACATATTTCAAATACGATAAACAACCCGAAATATTTTTTCTTAATTTTTTAAAGTGCATTGAAAGTTATAAAGGCATAAATAAAAAGGTTGCTTGTAAAATATCAACCGTTGCAGATGATTTTTCAGAGCAATCATTAAGGGGCTTGAACAGTTCAATAAACAATCCTAAAGTAATTCTGAACAAAGAATCTTTTACAGTGATTCAAAGTTTAGTTGAATCTTTTATTTCACAACAGAACAACCAAATCAATGCAATTGCTTTGCAAAATTTCATTGAAATAGAAAGCAATGTTGGATTTATCTGTCATGTTTATTCAGATGAAGGATTCTTAGAAATTTCTTTTGACAACAACAAATACATAATTACTTTCAATTCAGAAGGGACAATAACTCATTCCGAATCCACGAATAAAGATAGAAGCATAGACAAAATATCACGAGTAATTGACATACACCAAATATGTCTAACTCTTAGAAGTATTCGGGAGGATGTAAACTTTGATTGTAACTTAGAAGGGTTTATAGATTATCAAACCTTAATTGCATTACAACTTAGAAAAATCCCAACAGACACAATATTTAATAAAGCTACTTATAATCAGATTCTGAATTTTGACACAACCAAGTATTCAAATATCACTCTAACTAAATTGGTTTACGGAGAATTTGATATTGAAAGCGAAGCAATTTCCATTGGGGATTTAAACAGTAATAATTTAAGTGAGAATCTCATTGTACTAAATGACGAAGTAGATTCCAAAATTTGGGAATATCCAACTATTAAAGAACGAATACAAGGCAATAGTGGCAGCACTCTAATTGTTAGTTTCAAAAACGGCTTTCATCTTTCTCATGCAGCGGAAGATTTGCCACCTATTGGAACTATGAGGAATAATTTCAAACACATTTGTTTGTCATGGTTAAATAACAATGTTCTCTTGAATAAAAAATTGCGGTTCATTTCAGACGGTGAAAGTGCATTGTTTTGTTACGCTGAAACAAATAGCAACGATAGAAAGAGAACAATAGTAGTAAAAGGTAAGGATGTGAATTTTATCCAACTTGACCCTGACTTTATTCCACCATTTGACAAGGTTACAAGTGTCGCAGTTGTTCCTTTTACAACTGAAGGTGAAATGGTAGCAGCTTTACTCAACAGAGGAATTGATTTACCTGGCGGACATGTTTTAAAATCAGAATTTACTATTGAAGAAGTTGCAAGGCGTGAAGCAAAAGAAGAAACAGGAATTACTCTAAAAGAGATTCACATCGCTAAAATAATTCAATCAGATTATTATGGCAACACCCCCGACAAACTGACCTACATGATTGTAACAACTGGTTTTGTTGATGAGTTTTTAGAGTTCATTCCAACCGAAGAATGCACGGCAAGAGAAGTATTATCTACAACCTCATTTGTTGACCGATATTCAGCGGGAAATAAACTTGACATGAAAGATTTAATTATTAGCTCTCAAAAAATACTTGGAGTAAAGTAA
- a CDS encoding glycosyltransferase — protein MKFKVGLVTNTTGSGGMKTHFEGLLIALQKNFMVVVFNENPYDKIDKQELESCDYVIRYGWRQDEPHDFSNAIFNFNIKSDKAKNILVVCFDATMLNENLINEINRNFGAIFYDSFFSKSRGELAGISSSKTLVIQPQILWKEFQKQERNSDEYKFLTVTNELFIIKGIDILLDSFLEAFNSSESVSITIKTNEKDQEQKLIQSFLRKFKEEKRSHQMKVVSHNIPHHLMPNLYQQYDCYVLASRTETFGLPAIEAAFCGLDIIMHTWGGMNDYSEIIKYKSIEGTIEQMPENTWRMNSQSNWFIPNKRNLIEHMRTAFKKNDTGNVEQSRIIQEFGLTSVLHKNLHEILC, from the coding sequence ATGAAATTTAAAGTTGGGTTAGTTACAAATACAACTGGCAGTGGCGGAATGAAAACTCATTTTGAAGGGCTGCTTATTGCTTTACAAAAGAACTTTATGGTTGTAGTATTTAATGAAAATCCCTACGACAAAATAGACAAACAAGAATTAGAATCTTGTGACTATGTGATTCGTTATGGATGGCGACAAGATGAACCACACGACTTTAGTAATGCCATTTTTAATTTCAACATCAAGTCAGACAAGGCAAAAAATATTTTAGTAGTATGCTTTGATGCAACTATGCTTAACGAAAATCTTATCAATGAAATAAACAGAAACTTTGGAGCAATTTTTTACGATTCATTTTTCTCAAAAAGCCGTGGAGAGTTGGCAGGAATTTCATCATCAAAAACACTTGTTATTCAACCTCAAATATTATGGAAAGAGTTTCAAAAGCAAGAAAGAAATTCAGATGAATACAAATTTCTCACCGTAACAAACGAACTTTTCATAATAAAAGGAATTGATATTCTCCTTGATTCATTTTTAGAAGCATTCAATTCAAGTGAATCTGTATCAATAACAATCAAGACAAATGAAAAAGACCAAGAGCAAAAACTAATACAGTCCTTTTTAAGAAAGTTTAAAGAGGAAAAGAGAAGTCATCAAATGAAAGTTGTGAGCCACAACATTCCACATCATTTAATGCCCAATTTATACCAGCAATATGACTGCTATGTTTTAGCAAGTAGAACAGAAACATTTGGATTGCCAGCAATTGAAGCAGCGTTTTGTGGCTTAGACATCATAATGCACACATGGGGAGGCATGAATGATTACTCTGAAATAATAAAATACAAATCAATAGAAGGAACAATTGAACAAATGCCTGAAAACACATGGCGAATGAATAGCCAATCAAATTGGTTCATTCCCAATAAGCGAAATCTAATTGAACACATGAGAACAGCATTTAAAAAAAACGACACTGGTAATGTTGAACAATCAAGAATCATTCAAGAGTTTGGACTAACTTCAGTGCTACACAAAAACTTACACGAAATACTTTGTTGA
- a CDS encoding B12-binding domain-containing radical SAM protein yields MKKVFLINAGPYKSYSVKSRVYFPTLLLYIGTIIKNKYEVEILDRMVEDFEIATLGDKIKSESSPLACIIHFGTKEINDAAGIADCFKRVHPNAKVIALGLHGAMFPDQVLSDSSFDFVISLDAENVIYALLKSIEDGNVSAMPNVWSKMSNNVLPPSRVENIDMSSLPLLDYELVSMDKYLYRSVGFLTGDNSLKKVIRFSTSRGCLYKCNFCTDPFKGYSRMSNEKIVENLKFIVNKFDPDILYFDDPEFFMNRKESIELLKYINSNFRFQCIGTSRAHYYNEKYISLSVMEELKNCWLVWDVGAETGNSETLKALKKGIQVEQLHNVASYAGQVGVRSGFSFMVGLPNETEEDMINTLILIEELKTKSKNNIIITYQYYQPIGKTELALNVSQYGFIQPILLRDWVNLFDKKTGSIDIHYNKWIERPEFIDYLMLVVKFHINEEYQDSQSSFAKTIRNSWEERKSKNYWDDLWEVELAKQNNLSFFSYQNA; encoded by the coding sequence ATGAAAAAGGTATTTCTAATAAATGCAGGACCATACAAATCTTATTCAGTTAAGAGCCGTGTTTATTTCCCTACTTTACTCTTATACATTGGGACAATTATTAAGAATAAATATGAAGTTGAAATACTTGATAGAATGGTTGAAGATTTTGAAATCGCAACCTTAGGCGATAAAATAAAATCAGAGAGTTCCCCTCTTGCTTGTATTATTCATTTTGGCACAAAAGAAATTAACGATGCAGCTGGCATTGCTGATTGTTTTAAAAGAGTTCACCCTAATGCCAAAGTAATTGCACTTGGTTTACACGGAGCAATGTTTCCAGACCAAGTTCTAAGTGATTCTTCATTTGACTTTGTTATTTCATTAGATGCAGAGAATGTAATTTATGCTCTCTTAAAATCAATTGAAGACGGAAATGTATCTGCAATGCCAAATGTTTGGAGCAAGATGTCAAATAATGTTTTGCCACCATCAAGAGTAGAAAACATTGATATGAGTTCACTTCCATTGTTGGACTATGAACTTGTTTCAATGGACAAGTATCTTTATAGAAGTGTAGGATTCTTAACTGGTGATAATTCCTTAAAAAAAGTAATCCGATTTTCTACTTCAAGGGGATGTCTTTATAAGTGCAATTTTTGCACAGACCCATTTAAAGGATATTCAAGAATGAGTAATGAAAAAATTGTTGAAAATCTAAAGTTCATTGTAAATAAATTTGACCCTGACATTCTCTATTTTGACGACCCCGAATTTTTTATGAACAGAAAAGAATCAATTGAATTGCTGAAATACATCAATTCAAATTTCAGGTTTCAGTGTATCGGAACTTCACGGGCTCATTACTACAACGAAAAGTATATTAGTTTATCAGTTATGGAGGAGCTAAAAAATTGTTGGTTAGTTTGGGATGTCGGTGCTGAAACAGGAAATTCAGAAACATTGAAAGCACTGAAAAAAGGTATTCAAGTTGAGCAATTACATAATGTGGCATCGTATGCAGGACAAGTTGGAGTTCGTTCTGGTTTTTCATTTATGGTAGGACTTCCAAATGAAACAGAAGAAGACATGATAAACACACTCATTCTGATTGAAGAATTAAAAACAAAAAGCAAAAACAATATTATTATAACCTATCAGTATTATCAGCCAATAGGGAAAACCGAATTGGCATTAAATGTTTCCCAATATGGTTTTATTCAACCGATTCTTCTTCGGGATTGGGTAAACTTATTTGATAAGAAAACTGGAAGTATTGACATTCATTATAACAAATGGATTGAAAGACCAGAGTTTATAGATTACCTAATGTTGGTTGTAAAATTTCATATCAATGAAGAATACCAAGATTCACAGAGTTCTTTTGCAAAAACAATCAGAAATTCTTGGGAGGAAAGAAAAAGCAAAAACTATTGGGATGATTTGTGGGAAGTTGAATTAGCAAAACAAAACAATCTTTCATTTTTCAGTTATCAAAATGCTTGA
- a CDS encoding PIN domain-containing protein, whose protein sequence is MNLKVLVDTGFWIALYDTKQPENILEAERIANEIEDEEIIIPFPTLYEFVNSRLSRRDAKMQFEKLLTRPNVIKLSDTKYKAKALENFFIKSNQEYSDISLVDEVLKLIIADGTIKIDYIATFDSGLLNDALSQGIKKV, encoded by the coding sequence ATGAATTTAAAAGTATTAGTTGACACGGGTTTTTGGATTGCATTGTATGACACAAAGCAACCTGAAAATATTTTAGAGGCGGAAAGAATTGCCAACGAAATTGAAGACGAGGAAATCATAATTCCTTTTCCAACTTTATACGAGTTTGTAAACTCACGACTTTCCAGACGAGATGCGAAAATGCAATTTGAAAAACTTCTGACAAGACCTAATGTTATTAAGTTAAGCGACACAAAATATAAAGCGAAAGCTCTTGAAAACTTTTTCATCAAAAGCAATCAAGAGTATTCAGACATTAGTTTGGTTGACGAGGTTCTAAAATTAATTATCGCAGACGGGACAATAAAAATTGATTACATCGCTACATTTGACAGCGGACTTTTAAATGACGCATTATCTCAAGGAATAAAAAAAGTATAG
- a CDS encoding nucleotide pyrophosphohydrolase — protein sequence MNDILSLTNALISFRDERDWAQFHNPKDLALAVSIEAGELLELFLWKDAADVSVEKLKGELADVLSFSFLLAHKLNLDVKEIVMEKIQQNAQKYPVDKAKGNATKYTEL from the coding sequence ATGAATGACATCCTCTCCCTCACCAATGCGCTAATCTCATTCAGAGACGAGCGAGACTGGGCTCAATTTCACAATCCGAAGGACTTAGCTTTAGCCGTTAGTATTGAGGCAGGTGAACTTTTGGAACTTTTTCTTTGGAAGGATGCAGCAGATGTATCGGTTGAAAAACTGAAGGGCGAGTTGGCTGACGTGCTTTCATTCAGCTTTTTACTTGCTCACAAACTTAATTTGGATGTTAAGGAAATTGTAATGGAGAAGATACAACAAAATGCTCAAAAATATCCGGTTGATAAAGCAAAGGGTAATGCTACTAAATATACGGAATTATGA
- a CDS encoding polysaccharide deacetylase family protein, producing MLTILAYHHILPTELTSLPKSNRFVSIKEFEKQIEFLSNNFAVIQLNTLSEIQLDKNEQKIAITIDDGYKNFIENGFPIIEKYNLPVTIFIPTEKIGKKFFEADYDYDIEYLSENDISKISQSKLVSIQAHGHKHIRLAELTKEKQEQEIKVSKQILEEITKNEITGFCFPYGSYNNISKSILKSQNFQFACTTNTGFNIEPFELLELKRVAVNSKYSISDFTNIL from the coding sequence TTGTTGACAATATTAGCATATCATCACATCCTTCCAACCGAATTGACAAGTTTGCCAAAGTCAAATCGTTTTGTATCTATTAAAGAGTTTGAAAAACAAATTGAGTTTCTTTCAAACAATTTCGCTGTTATCCAATTGAACACTTTATCTGAAATACAACTTGACAAGAACGAACAAAAGATTGCAATTACAATTGATGATGGATATAAAAATTTCATTGAAAACGGATTTCCAATTATTGAAAAATATAATCTCCCCGTAACGATATTTATTCCGACCGAAAAAATTGGAAAGAAATTTTTTGAAGCAGATTATGATTACGACATTGAATACTTGTCCGAAAACGATATTTCAAAAATTTCACAGAGCAAGTTAGTATCAATTCAAGCACACGGACACAAACATATAAGATTAGCAGAGCTAACTAAAGAAAAGCAAGAGCAAGAGATTAAAGTTTCAAAACAAATTCTTGAAGAAATTACAAAGAATGAAATTACTGGCTTTTGTTTTCCATATGGCTCATACAACAACATTTCAAAAAGCATATTAAAGTCACAAAATTTTCAGTTTGCTTGCACAACAAATACTGGTTTTAATATTGAACCATTTGAGTTATTGGAATTAAAACGAGTTGCTGTTAATTCAAAATATTCAATTAGTGATTTCACCAATATTTTATGA
- a CDS encoding IS1182 family transposase: MEGRPGYEPKSLLKLYLYGYLNRIRTSRLLERECARNIEVMWLLGNLQPCFRTIAGFRSENNEALQNLFKHFVQMLRSWNLMGGKTVAIDSSKFRAVNSKKNNFNPAKIATQLEYIDNRIETYLKKMEQADAQEDKERADTINNIIKQLNRKFKYKQLKEELDQTGADQISTTDAEARSMILHGSVIEVAFNIQTSVDDKHNLIAHYKSTNTNDRKALAPIAIETKEVLQADALNALADKGYHNGEQLQTCSDNDITTYVAVPEIPLKSEVPTPEYYGDKFIYNEVDDTSTCPQGKTLTTNGKWYDKKHERYSNKVKHYKTSACKTCPVKDQCTKNENGRMIERSEFAKAVEENGERLKKEYHIYIKRQQIIEHVFGTIKRQWGYDHILLKGLEKNNGEFGLIYFTYNFRRILNILGIKVVKKRLKRLFLWGFDSINLINVKYDQKLFLSHCKL; the protein is encoded by the coding sequence ATTGAAGGGAGACCTGGTTATGAACCGAAAAGTTTACTCAAATTATATCTTTATGGTTATCTCAATCGCATCAGAACCTCGCGGCTGCTGGAAAGAGAATGTGCACGTAATATAGAAGTAATGTGGCTTTTGGGCAATCTTCAACCGTGTTTCAGAACTATTGCCGGGTTTAGGAGTGAAAATAATGAGGCATTACAAAATTTATTCAAACACTTTGTGCAGATGCTGCGTTCCTGGAATTTGATGGGAGGGAAAACTGTTGCTATCGATTCTTCTAAATTCAGAGCTGTGAATTCCAAGAAAAATAATTTTAATCCCGCGAAAATTGCTACACAGCTGGAATACATTGACAATCGAATTGAAACGTATTTAAAAAAAATGGAGCAGGCTGATGCACAAGAGGATAAAGAAAGAGCAGATACCATTAATAATATCATTAAACAATTGAACCGAAAATTTAAATACAAACAATTAAAAGAAGAATTAGATCAAACCGGTGCTGATCAGATCTCCACTACCGATGCAGAGGCCAGGTCAATGATATTGCATGGCAGCGTTATTGAGGTTGCATTTAATATTCAGACATCTGTGGATGATAAGCATAATTTGATCGCGCATTATAAATCTACAAATACAAACGATAGAAAAGCACTCGCTCCTATCGCCATAGAAACTAAAGAAGTATTACAAGCCGATGCACTAAATGCACTTGCTGACAAAGGATATCACAATGGTGAACAATTACAAACCTGCAGCGATAATGATATTACTACCTATGTTGCCGTTCCGGAAATTCCGCTCAAGTCAGAGGTTCCCACTCCGGAATATTACGGAGATAAATTTATTTATAATGAAGTGGATGATACTTCTACTTGCCCTCAAGGAAAAACACTCACCACAAACGGAAAGTGGTATGACAAAAAACATGAACGCTACTCCAACAAAGTAAAACATTACAAAACATCAGCATGTAAAACTTGTCCCGTTAAAGACCAATGTACAAAAAATGAAAATGGCCGCATGATCGAAAGAAGTGAATTTGCTAAAGCGGTAGAAGAAAATGGCGAAAGACTTAAAAAAGAATATCATATTTATATCAAGCGGCAGCAAATTATAGAACATGTTTTTGGCACTATAAAACGACAATGGGGATATGATCATATACTGCTAAAAGGGTTGGAAAAAAATAACGGTGAATTTGGGTTAATTTACTTTACCTACAATTTTAGACGGATTTTGAATATTTTAGGGATAAAAGTGGTGAAAAAACGGCTCAAAAGGCTGTTTTTATGGGGTTTTGATTCTATTAACTTGATTAATGTAAAATACGATCAGAAATTATTTTTATCCCATTGCAAACTATAG
- a CDS encoding glycosyltransferase family 2 protein, which produces MKSVDILVSIVNWNSSNGLKECVNSFYNMLSASNYSFVIKIYDNNSTDESLSFQIVDEERIQVIRGKKNEGLKSHQYNLLNTEYKFLIVSNSDILYKEGSFPKLIEFIDSNTNTSVIGFSIFKSDGIKLNRVFHKKGFPSFTEWLIQKSLFRFIFEIILKMFHSKTPSRIKSALHRQELSSFENPSVVERVSGCVFMTTRKAVQQVGLFDSNFFMYAETIDFLKQIKTSGGVAVYYPLVSFIHYGGLSNQKRNGVNIQHNMSYFYYYKKHFGKIYAYLMCSVIFTDLTIRYFLFKLFKASYLLPKHSTIETLKDDIYYWLNKLRLNDFNETPYYKNAGD; this is translated from the coding sequence ATGAAAAGCGTTGACATCTTAGTATCAATTGTAAACTGGAACTCAAGCAACGGGTTAAAGGAATGTGTCAATAGTTTTTACAATATGTTGAGTGCAAGTAATTATTCTTTTGTAATAAAAATTTATGATAACAATTCAACTGACGAATCGCTATCATTTCAAATTGTGGACGAAGAACGCATTCAAGTTATCAGAGGCAAAAAGAACGAAGGATTAAAATCTCATCAATACAATCTTCTGAATACAGAATACAAATTTCTAATCGTTTCAAATTCTGACATACTTTATAAAGAAGGCAGCTTCCCAAAATTGATAGAATTTATTGATTCAAATACTAACACTTCTGTTATTGGTTTTAGCATTTTCAAAAGTGACGGAATAAAACTCAATCGTGTATTTCACAAGAAGGGATTTCCCTCATTCACTGAATGGCTAATTCAAAAAAGTTTGTTCCGATTTATTTTTGAAATCATTTTAAAGATGTTTCATTCAAAAACGCCAAGCAGAATTAAATCTGCTTTACACCGACAAGAATTAAGTTCGTTTGAAAATCCATCTGTAGTTGAAAGAGTTTCAGGTTGTGTTTTTATGACAACGAGAAAAGCGGTTCAACAAGTTGGATTATTTGATTCTAATTTTTTCATGTATGCAGAAACAATTGACTTCCTAAAGCAAATTAAAACAAGTGGAGGAGTTGCTGTTTATTATCCGTTGGTAAGTTTTATTCACTACGGTGGCTTATCAAATCAAAAAAGAAACGGAGTTAATATTCAACACAACATGAGTTACTTTTATTACTACAAAAAACATTTTGGAAAAATATACGCTTACCTGATGTGTTCAGTTATTTTTACTGACTTAACAATTCGGTATTTCTTATTCAAACTTTTCAAAGCAAGTTACTTGTTGCCAAAACACTCTACTATTGAAACTTTAAAAGATGACATTTACTATTGGCTGAATAAACTTCGGCTTAATGATTTTAATGAAACACCATACTATAAAAATGCAGGGGATTGA